GATATCCGACAGGACTTCCAGACACAAGCCTTCGCCCTGCACCAAGCCATCGCCGACTTGCGCAAAGCCAGGTGGGAAATGCCAGTAAATTTCGATGTCGACCGCGACATTTCCACTAATTTGATCGCGCACAGTCAAGCCATCGGCAACCATCCGAACATCACGCTGATGCCCCTGCACCCCCGGTATGCGAGCGAATCCGGAGTGATCAATGGTAAAACCATCGACATCGACTCGAGCCTTGATCGCTGCTGCAGCATAAGTTGCGGGCAACCATAAGCCGGCATCAAGCAACGATTCCGAAAGCGGCGCGAGCGCATTGATCGTCAGGGTATTATGAGCCGCCGGACTGCATTGAAATTTTGCATCGTCGGTTTTTGCATAACTGCTGCGCCCGGCATCAACCAAAAGCAGGTGGCCTCGATGAACCCAGATGAAGCTAGCCAGATCCTGATGTCCGTGACTGGCATAGTCGAACGGAAAAACATCAGGTAGTGGACTGGCAACCAGACTGCAATCACCTCGCTGGACCATTGGCCAGCGATCACTCTCGACGAAGTTAGATTCGCTCCGCTCCAGCCGCTCAGGATAAAGCAAACGCAAACGCGCCACCGTCCAGCGCGGATGAGCATCCGGAGAGATATCACCGACATGCGTCGGCTGATCGCCCAGAACAGCAATTAACCTTGCGGTGGCTGAAGCAACTCGCTGCCCAAGGTTTTCCAGTTCGGCAAACGCGTCAGCCCCTAAGCCGCAACTTGCTTCCGTTCCACGCGAAAAATGCAGAACATCAAAAAGCCAGTTCGCAACGACAAATTGGTAGTGCGACGAACGTTCACGCAGATAGCCCGACTGACCAAAGAGCTCACGGCTCATTCTGGCAAAAATCTGCAGCCCCTCTACCAATATCGCCTGATTGGACAAGACATGTCCGGCAATCACTAAAGCTCGCGCGTTGTTCAACACATGGTTATTTGTCCGCGCCATTCCGTAGTACTCGAGGCGGCTGTCAATCCACTCAGCGGATGAGAGGAAAAAACCAGACAGCACTTCATCACTCACCAAGGAACGACAAGCCGGACGAGCAGCGAGCAAAACTGCCAGATTGGCAACCCGTTCACAACAGGAATAAGTTTCCCAGGCTGCCTCGGCCTTTTCGGGAGGGTTTTTCAGCCAGACAGAAACATCATTCAAGGCACCTGCTGCGGCCTCATCCCCGACAAGAAGAGCGGAGAGACAACTCCCCCAG
The sequence above is drawn from the Dechloromonas sp. TW-R-39-2 genome and encodes:
- a CDS encoding heparinase II/III family protein yields the protein MSLFNVREWNNFRHASVRRPWHWPAYAIQLVSLVYRRFSNSRSLRRQSQPHLGLKQRPEWLSSSRWPAAALPESPVFPGYVPIEAKFSLPASPFLPGSTDPEALLARHRWGSCLSALLVGDEAAAGALNDVSVWLKNPPEKAEAAWETYSCCERVANLAVLLAARPACRSLVSDEVLSGFFLSSAEWIDSRLEYYGMARTNNHVLNNARALVIAGHVLSNQAILVEGLQIFARMSRELFGQSGYLRERSSHYQFVVANWLFDVLHFSRGTEASCGLGADAFAELENLGQRVASATARLIAVLGDQPTHVGDISPDAHPRWTVARLRLLYPERLERSESNFVESDRWPMVQRGDCSLVASPLPDVFPFDYASHGHQDLASFIWVHRGHLLLVDAGRSSYAKTDDAKFQCSPAAHNTLTINALAPLSESLLDAGLWLPATYAAAAIKARVDVDGFTIDHSGFARIPGVQGHQRDVRMVADGLTVRDQISGNVAVDIEIYWHFPPGFAQVGDGLVQGEGLCLEVLSDIKGATLSWQDYPFSKGYGEVMPARMLTMKGRIDLPCTISSHFKVIPCAA